One Rossellomorea aquimaris DNA window includes the following coding sequences:
- the nth gene encoding endonuclease III, with amino-acid sequence MLNKKQIQICLDEMREMFPDAHCELRHENPFELVIAVLLSAQCTDVLVNKVTKGLFEKYKQPEDYLNVSLEELQQDIRSIGLYRNKAKNIRKLCEIILTEHGGNVPESHEELVKLPGVGRKTANVVVSVAFGVPALAVDTHVERVSKRLGICRWKDNVLEVEKTLMKKIPKEEWSETHHRLIFFGRYHCKAQSPQCDVCPLVDLCREGQKRLKKKGNI; translated from the coding sequence ATGCTAAATAAAAAACAAATACAAATTTGCTTAGATGAAATGAGAGAGATGTTTCCAGACGCTCACTGTGAGCTGCGTCATGAAAATCCTTTTGAGCTTGTCATTGCGGTGCTTCTATCGGCTCAATGTACTGACGTCCTCGTGAATAAAGTCACAAAAGGCTTATTTGAAAAATATAAGCAACCTGAAGATTATCTGAATGTTTCTTTGGAAGAACTTCAACAGGATATACGATCCATCGGGTTGTACCGAAACAAAGCAAAAAATATTCGTAAATTATGTGAGATCATTCTGACTGAACATGGGGGGAATGTTCCTGAAAGTCATGAAGAATTAGTGAAGCTGCCGGGAGTAGGAAGGAAAACAGCAAATGTAGTAGTATCGGTTGCATTTGGAGTGCCGGCTCTTGCAGTAGATACCCATGTTGAACGTGTAAGTAAGAGATTAGGGATTTGCCGATGGAAAGATAACGTATTAGAAGTAGAGAAAACGTTAATGAAAAAAATCCCGAAGGAAGAATGGTCCGAAACTCATCACCGGTTGATTTTCTTTGGAAGGTACCATTGTAAAGCCCAATCACCCCAATGTGATGTATGCCCGCTGGTCGATTTATGCAGAGAAGGTCAGAAGAGACTAAAGAAAAAAGGCAACATATGA
- the dinG gene encoding ATP-dependent DNA helicase DinG yields the protein MYPFKLVVIDLETTGNSPKKGEKIIQISAVIIENGKIIDQYTSFVSPGKPIPAFIEELTGINDEMVKDAPVFHEIAPKILELLDHGVFVAHNVQFDLSFLQAELEDAGYNPFTGPAFDTVELAKVVLPSADSFKLTELSNSLDLSHVRPHQADSDAYVTAEILLYFIEELSTLPLVTLENLHKLSHHLKSDLSLLFDSIVSEKQKHVEDLPPQLEVYRGLALLKKSASKKDESTIEDLHVDEPDIEEHLAQYVPFYEKREQQMEMMDEIQHAFHESRHVVIEAGTGVGKSLGYLWPAIMFAKGSHEKVVISTYTIQLQEQLLHKEIKLLEKISPTPFRTVLLKGKNHYINLFKFEQSLREDESQYDVVLTKMQILVWLTRTESGDMDELNLTSGGQLFWNRLKHDGWHLPHTKDPWVGKDFYLFARKSAQEADIIITNHSMLLTDIVKESSMLPPYDYLVIDEAHHLEKSARQHLGVVMDYLSIKFSTSQLGTLDQKQLFYRLDQLISNHSVQMNTHSFELDSRIGQFYTDLEEAIGVLTSVFYKKAKKRTGVQKIQLRITDEMKKSSYFQPVIMSMERVISGMKFVEREFQQVLETIKDKKIKLQDKEKALIEEFYSFLVDWAELRMNFQTVFLKEMNNHVLWLDGDTRSLPNSLSIQAQPVTVNRNLQDEIFAKKKSVVLTSATLTVSGSFNYFLNEIGLIGQGVKQLQLTSPFDYNEVSRLFVPTDVPEIQQVQSEEYIEAISSHLIGVAQATKGRMLILFTSYDMLRKTYELMKESGLLEEYVLMAQGITSGSRTRLTKNFQRFDKAILFGTSSFWEGVDIPGEDLSCLAMVRLPFSPPDEPVNQAKSDILKAQGKNPFSSHSLPEAIIRFKQGVGRLIRRSSDRGIVIVYDRRVMTTRYGKAFLQSIPSMEVKEGDLFDLVSWIEDWL from the coding sequence AACAGGAAATTCTCCTAAAAAGGGAGAAAAAATCATTCAAATATCAGCGGTTATTATAGAAAACGGAAAAATCATTGATCAGTACACTTCATTTGTGTCACCTGGAAAACCGATTCCTGCGTTTATTGAGGAATTGACGGGGATCAATGATGAAATGGTCAAGGACGCTCCAGTTTTTCATGAAATTGCACCGAAAATACTTGAGCTTCTGGATCATGGCGTTTTTGTTGCTCATAACGTCCAATTCGATCTATCATTCCTTCAAGCAGAACTGGAAGATGCAGGCTATAATCCATTTACGGGTCCTGCCTTCGATACAGTGGAATTAGCTAAAGTGGTCTTACCATCAGCAGATAGTTTTAAACTGACGGAATTATCCAATTCATTGGATTTAAGCCACGTAAGACCTCACCAGGCAGACAGTGATGCCTATGTGACAGCCGAAATTCTTCTTTATTTTATTGAAGAATTATCAACGCTGCCCTTAGTCACACTCGAAAATCTTCACAAGCTTTCACATCATTTGAAAAGTGATCTTTCCTTATTGTTTGACAGTATTGTGAGTGAGAAACAAAAACACGTAGAGGACCTTCCACCACAGTTAGAGGTGTATCGAGGACTGGCTCTTCTGAAGAAGTCTGCTTCAAAGAAAGATGAATCAACTATTGAAGATCTCCATGTCGATGAACCCGATATAGAAGAACACTTGGCGCAATATGTCCCCTTCTATGAGAAGAGAGAGCAGCAAATGGAAATGATGGATGAGATCCAACATGCTTTTCATGAATCCCGCCATGTGGTCATAGAAGCGGGAACAGGGGTTGGAAAGTCACTCGGCTACTTATGGCCTGCGATCATGTTTGCCAAGGGCTCCCATGAAAAAGTGGTCATCAGTACATACACCATCCAATTACAAGAGCAATTACTTCATAAAGAAATTAAATTATTGGAAAAAATAAGCCCTACACCATTCAGAACCGTACTGCTAAAAGGGAAAAATCATTACATAAACCTGTTTAAGTTTGAACAGTCTCTCAGGGAAGATGAGTCTCAATATGACGTAGTACTGACAAAGATGCAAATTCTGGTATGGCTTACACGAACAGAGTCCGGTGATATGGATGAACTTAACCTTACCTCCGGGGGGCAGTTGTTCTGGAATCGTCTAAAACATGACGGATGGCACTTACCCCATACGAAAGATCCCTGGGTCGGGAAAGACTTCTATCTTTTCGCAAGAAAGAGTGCTCAAGAAGCAGATATCATCATTACAAATCACTCAATGCTTCTGACTGATATCGTGAAGGAAAGCAGCATGCTTCCACCTTACGATTACTTAGTGATAGATGAGGCTCATCATCTGGAGAAGTCAGCAAGACAGCATCTTGGAGTTGTAATGGATTATCTCTCGATTAAGTTTAGTACTTCACAGTTAGGAACCTTAGACCAAAAACAGTTGTTCTATCGACTTGATCAGCTCATTTCCAACCACTCAGTTCAAATGAATACCCACTCATTTGAATTGGATTCTCGTATTGGTCAGTTTTACACTGATTTAGAAGAGGCCATCGGAGTGTTAACGAGTGTTTTCTATAAGAAAGCCAAAAAGAGAACCGGGGTACAAAAAATACAGCTGAGAATTACGGACGAAATGAAGAAGAGCAGCTACTTTCAACCTGTAATCATGTCCATGGAACGGGTTATTTCTGGAATGAAGTTTGTGGAAAGAGAGTTTCAGCAGGTGCTGGAGACAATCAAGGATAAGAAGATCAAGCTGCAAGATAAAGAAAAAGCCTTGATTGAAGAATTCTACAGCTTTTTAGTGGATTGGGCAGAGTTAAGAATGAATTTTCAAACCGTCTTTTTAAAAGAAATGAACAACCATGTTCTCTGGTTGGATGGAGATACAAGATCTTTGCCGAATAGTCTTTCTATCCAAGCTCAACCAGTTACCGTCAATCGTAATCTTCAAGATGAGATCTTTGCCAAAAAGAAAAGTGTCGTCCTTACTTCAGCTACCCTGACCGTCAGCGGGTCTTTCAATTACTTCTTAAACGAGATTGGACTCATAGGTCAGGGGGTAAAACAGTTACAGCTTACTTCTCCTTTTGACTACAATGAAGTTTCTAGATTATTCGTCCCAACAGACGTCCCTGAAATTCAGCAAGTTCAAAGTGAAGAGTATATTGAAGCGATAAGCTCGCATCTAATAGGAGTGGCTCAAGCGACGAAAGGCCGAATGCTCATCTTATTTACGTCTTACGATATGTTAAGGAAAACGTATGAACTGATGAAAGAAAGTGGCTTATTAGAGGAATATGTATTAATGGCACAAGGAATCACCTCGGGAAGTCGTACACGTCTGACAAAGAACTTCCAGCGATTTGACAAGGCGATTTTATTTGGAACGAGTAGTTTCTGGGAGGGTGTAGACATTCCCGGAGAAGACCTGTCTTGTCTTGCCATGGTCAGACTTCCATTTTCTCCACCTGACGAGCCTGTCAATCAGGCAAAATCAGATATCCTCAAGGCTCAAGGGAAGAATCCGTTTTCTTCTCATTCTTTACCCGAAGCGATTATTCGGTTCAAGCAAGGGGTAGGAAGGCTGATTAGAAGAAGCAGTGATCGGGGAATCGTGATTGTATATGACCGCAGAGTGATGACGACAAGGTATGGTAAGGCTTTCTTGCAGTCGATTCCTTCAATGGAAGTAAAAGAAGGCGATTTATTTGATTTGGTCTCATGGATTGAAGATTGGCTCTAA
- the asnS gene encoding asparagine--tRNA ligase → MKTTISQVSKFVGEEVTIGAWLANKRSSGKIAFLQLRDGTGFIQGVVVKSEVEEEIFQKAKSLTQETSLYVTGTVSEDSRSPFGYELQVKSVEVIHEAVDYPITPKEHGTEFLMDHRHLWLRSRKQHAVMKVRNEIIRATYEFFNQEGFVKVDPPILTGSAPEGTTELFATKYFEEDAYLSQSGQLYMEAAAMALGKVFSFGPTFRAEKSKTRRHLIEFWMIEPEMAFYDFKDNLEVQEQYVSYIVQSVLENCQLELDRLGRDTSKLEQIKAPFPRITYDDALKLLHEKGFDDIEWGDDFGAPHETAIAESYDKPVFITHYPTSLKPFYMQPDPDRDDVVLCADLIAPEGYGEIIGGSERIHDAELMKRRIEEHELATDAYKWYLELREYGSVPHSGFGLGLERTVAWISGVEHVRETIPFPRLLNRLYP, encoded by the coding sequence GTGAAAACTACTATATCTCAAGTAAGTAAGTTTGTTGGAGAAGAAGTAACCATTGGTGCTTGGCTTGCCAACAAACGTTCAAGTGGAAAAATCGCCTTTCTTCAGCTTCGTGACGGAACTGGATTCATTCAAGGGGTTGTCGTAAAAAGTGAAGTGGAAGAAGAAATCTTTCAAAAAGCAAAATCATTAACTCAAGAAACATCTCTATATGTTACAGGAACGGTTTCGGAAGATTCCCGTTCACCTTTTGGATACGAACTGCAAGTGAAAAGCGTAGAAGTGATTCATGAAGCAGTGGATTATCCAATTACACCGAAGGAACACGGAACAGAATTCCTGATGGATCATCGTCACCTTTGGCTTCGTTCCCGTAAACAGCATGCCGTGATGAAAGTGCGTAACGAAATCATTCGGGCAACATATGAGTTCTTTAATCAAGAAGGATTTGTAAAGGTAGATCCCCCAATCCTGACTGGCAGTGCTCCGGAAGGAACGACCGAGTTGTTTGCCACTAAATATTTTGAAGAAGATGCCTATCTTTCTCAGAGTGGACAGCTATACATGGAAGCAGCGGCCATGGCATTAGGGAAAGTATTCTCTTTCGGACCGACTTTCAGAGCGGAGAAATCTAAAACCCGTCGTCATTTAATCGAGTTCTGGATGATCGAGCCTGAAATGGCATTCTATGATTTTAAAGATAACCTGGAAGTGCAGGAGCAATATGTTTCTTATATCGTTCAATCGGTTCTGGAAAACTGCCAGCTTGAATTAGACCGATTAGGAAGAGATACATCTAAATTAGAGCAGATCAAAGCTCCTTTCCCGCGAATCACTTATGACGATGCACTTAAGTTATTGCATGAAAAAGGGTTCGATGATATCGAATGGGGAGACGATTTCGGAGCTCCACATGAAACAGCCATAGCTGAAAGTTACGACAAGCCGGTATTTATCACGCATTACCCGACTTCGTTAAAACCTTTCTATATGCAACCTGATCCAGATCGCGATGATGTCGTATTATGTGCCGACCTGATCGCACCGGAAGGATATGGAGAGATCATCGGTGGCTCAGAGCGTATCCACGATGCGGAACTTATGAAACGTCGCATTGAAGAGCACGAACTTGCTACGGATGCGTACAAGTGGTACTTGGAACTAAGAGAATATGGATCTGTTCCTCATTCAGGATTCGGTCTTGGACTTGAAAGAACAGTGGCTTGGATCAGCGGAGTAGAACACGTAAGGGAGACCATCCCATTCCCACGTCTACTGAACCGTTTATATCCATAA
- a CDS encoding DUF5590 domain-containing protein — protein MRKWITIIALLFIVLGITASVVLYQVSRNPLNNQAEKALNRVKAETAIVEVENTSFYNGSKSYVVVTGKDDQNEKLVAWVPNKKGKIIEKKWADGISKEQAINKLNDEKQPKELLSVRLGYESVGPVWEITYLDQQDNLNYFYLLFSTGEWWKKIENL, from the coding sequence ATGAGAAAATGGATAACGATTATCGCACTATTGTTCATCGTCCTAGGGATAACAGCTTCGGTCGTACTTTATCAAGTTTCCCGGAACCCATTGAATAATCAGGCAGAGAAGGCGCTAAATAGAGTGAAAGCTGAAACGGCTATCGTGGAAGTTGAAAACACAAGCTTCTATAACGGCTCTAAGTCATATGTTGTGGTGACAGGTAAAGATGATCAGAACGAGAAGCTCGTCGCTTGGGTACCCAATAAAAAAGGGAAAATAATTGAGAAAAAATGGGCAGATGGTATTTCAAAAGAACAGGCAATCAATAAACTAAATGATGAAAAGCAACCGAAAGAATTATTATCTGTCCGTTTAGGATATGAATCTGTCGGGCCTGTATGGGAAATTACCTATTTAGATCAACAAGACAATTTAAATTATTTTTATCTGCTGTTTTCTACCGGAGAATGGTGGAAGAAAATTGAAAATTTATAA
- a CDS encoding pyridoxal phosphate-dependent aminotransferase, which produces MKFTLADRVSALTPSTTLAITAKAKEMKSQGIDVIGLGAGEPDFNTPEHIINAAYASMTEGHTKYTPSGGMAKLKEAIIHKFETDQKLTYKPSEIIVTSGAKHALYTLFQVLLNENDEVIIPTPYWVSYPEQVKLAGGTPVIVEGKEENEYKITPQQLKEMITPKTKAVILNTPSNPTGMLYSHEELLAIGEVCLENNILIVSDEIYEKLVYDGNSHTSIAELSPELKEQTIVINGVSKSHSMTGWRIGYAAGNEAIIKAMTNLASHSTSNPTTTSQYGTVAAYLGDQQPVEEMRKAFEERLNIVFDKLNSIPGFHCLKPQGAFYLFPNVSEAAKKTGYNNVDEFTKALLEEAKVAVIPGSGFGSENNIRLSYATSLDALEKAIERMHEFVVRKSK; this is translated from the coding sequence ATGAAATTTACGTTAGCTGACAGAGTAAGTGCTTTAACACCATCAACAACTTTAGCGATCACTGCAAAAGCAAAGGAAATGAAGTCACAGGGTATTGATGTTATCGGTTTAGGTGCAGGGGAACCTGATTTTAATACTCCTGAACATATCATCAACGCTGCGTATGCGTCCATGACTGAGGGTCACACAAAATATACTCCATCTGGTGGGATGGCGAAATTAAAAGAAGCAATCATCCATAAGTTTGAAACAGATCAGAAACTTACGTATAAACCATCTGAGATCATCGTGACAAGTGGAGCAAAGCATGCCCTTTATACATTGTTTCAAGTTCTTTTAAACGAAAATGATGAAGTCATCATTCCTACACCATACTGGGTCAGCTATCCTGAACAAGTGAAGCTTGCCGGTGGAACTCCCGTCATTGTTGAAGGGAAAGAAGAGAATGAGTACAAAATTACTCCACAGCAGTTAAAAGAGATGATAACTCCCAAAACGAAAGCGGTCATTCTTAATACACCTAGTAACCCTACAGGTATGCTGTACTCCCATGAAGAGTTACTAGCGATTGGAGAAGTATGCTTAGAGAATAATATCCTGATCGTTTCAGACGAGATTTATGAAAAGCTTGTGTATGACGGGAATTCACACACGTCTATTGCTGAATTGTCTCCAGAACTTAAGGAGCAAACCATCGTGATTAACGGGGTATCGAAATCTCATTCCATGACGGGATGGAGAATTGGATATGCGGCAGGGAACGAGGCAATCATTAAAGCAATGACCAACCTTGCCAGCCATTCAACCTCTAACCCAACGACAACCTCACAATATGGGACGGTTGCTGCCTATTTAGGAGATCAACAGCCTGTAGAGGAAATGAGAAAGGCGTTTGAAGAGCGTTTAAACATTGTTTTTGATAAATTGAACAGTATCCCAGGGTTTCATTGTTTGAAGCCTCAAGGTGCTTTCTATCTGTTCCCAAATGTGTCAGAAGCGGCCAAGAAAACAGGCTATAACAATGTCGACGAATTTACAAAAGCTCTGCTGGAAGAGGCAAAGGTAGCGGTTATTCCTGGTTCTGGTTTCGGATCGGAAAACAATATCCGTCTTTCTTATGCCACAAGTCTTGATGCACTCGAAAAAGCAATTGAGAGAATGCATGAATTTGTTGTTAGAAAGAGTAAATAA
- a CDS encoding YpmA family protein: MESRIEILSTVRIEYTDNLYKVVDTLNRTLKKDDYMFGLALDPEDQNQAVLTIYRT; the protein is encoded by the coding sequence ATGGAGAGCCGAATTGAAATTCTTTCCACCGTTCGTATCGAATATACGGATAACTTATATAAAGTGGTTGATACATTAAATAGAACCTTAAAAAAAGATGATTATATGTTTGGTTTAGCCTTAGATCCGGAAGATCAAAATCAAGCAGTATTAACAATATATCGTACATAA
- a CDS encoding DnaD domain-containing protein → MDYKRLMVSWIEEGTLNIPQLLLSNYNTLGLNESEFVLLLQIYGHLEKGNYFPTPEELSEPMSISTEYCSSILRKLMQQQFLSIEEGSSPDGILFEKYSLNPLWEKMAEFVIQDSKMKQMEKSMEEEADIYTTFEQEFGRPLSPLECETLAMWLDQDDHNAIIIKAALREAVISGKLNFRYIDRILFEWKKNGVKTIEDARSQSQRFRSHQNPAASNDSAASPKRKSVPFYNWLEQ, encoded by the coding sequence ATGGATTATAAACGTTTAATGGTGTCCTGGATCGAAGAGGGGACACTTAACATTCCGCAATTATTATTATCAAATTACAATACCCTGGGTTTAAATGAGTCGGAGTTTGTTCTGTTATTGCAAATTTACGGTCATCTGGAAAAGGGAAACTATTTTCCGACACCAGAAGAGCTCTCGGAACCTATGAGTATTTCTACTGAATACTGTTCATCTATTTTAAGAAAGTTAATGCAACAACAGTTTCTATCGATCGAAGAAGGATCTTCACCTGATGGAATCCTCTTTGAAAAGTATTCTCTCAATCCTTTATGGGAAAAGATGGCTGAGTTCGTAATACAGGATTCCAAAATGAAGCAAATGGAGAAATCCATGGAAGAAGAAGCGGACATTTATACGACATTCGAACAGGAATTTGGTCGTCCGCTATCTCCGTTAGAATGTGAAACCCTGGCCATGTGGTTGGATCAGGATGATCATAATGCTATTATTATCAAAGCAGCATTGAGAGAAGCTGTCATATCCGGTAAGCTCAATTTTCGATATATCGATCGGATTCTATTTGAATGGAAGAAAAACGGTGTGAAGACCATTGAAGATGCGCGTAGCCAAAGCCAACGCTTCCGTTCTCATCAAAACCCCGCAGCTTCAAATGATTCTGCTGCTTCTCCTAAACGAAAATCAGTACCATTTTATAATTGGCTTGAGCAATAG